In Paenibacillus sp. FSL M7-0420, a single genomic region encodes these proteins:
- a CDS encoding glycoside hydrolase family 43 protein, with protein sequence MRGITNPIVPGWYADPEARTYEGRHYVYATRSFTEYTRQMNLEVFSSTDLVHWTTHEGIIEMDDFPWIWRAVWAPTQIEQGGRHYLVFASNDIQKDGEAGGLEIAVADAPEGPYRGYLHRPLIGGFIHGAQPIDAHLFKDEDGAIYLYYGGWGHCNVARMNEEMTGFVPFPDGEVIRSVTPPGYVEGPCMIKKDGLYYLMWSMGGWTNGTYRVAYGVSDNPLGPFANLGTILERQEPVAEGPGHHGYLHLPERDEWLIVYHRRLIGDPEPGNRMLCIDRLEFADGAIKPVRMTDRW encoded by the coding sequence TTGCGGGGAATCACGAACCCGATTGTGCCAGGCTGGTATGCAGACCCTGAAGCAAGAACCTATGAGGGCAGGCATTATGTGTATGCCACCAGATCTTTTACGGAATATACCCGGCAGATGAACCTGGAGGTCTTCAGTTCTACGGATCTGGTTCATTGGACGACCCACGAGGGGATCATCGAAATGGATGATTTCCCCTGGATCTGGAGAGCGGTATGGGCTCCGACCCAGATTGAGCAGGGCGGCCGGCATTATCTGGTCTTTGCCTCCAACGATATCCAGAAGGACGGCGAAGCCGGCGGGCTGGAGATTGCTGTTGCGGATGCTCCCGAAGGCCCCTACCGGGGGTATCTCCACCGCCCGCTGATCGGCGGGTTCATTCACGGCGCCCAGCCGATCGACGCTCATCTGTTCAAGGATGAGGACGGTGCAATCTACCTGTACTACGGGGGCTGGGGACATTGCAACGTGGCCCGGATGAATGAGGAGATGACGGGGTTTGTTCCGTTCCCGGACGGAGAGGTCATCCGTTCCGTCACCCCGCCGGGTTATGTGGAGGGGCCGTGTATGATCAAGAAAGACGGCCTGTATTACCTGATGTGGTCGATGGGCGGGTGGACCAACGGGACCTACCGGGTCGCTTACGGCGTAAGCGACAACCCGCTGGGACCGTTCGCGAACCTGGGGACCATACTGGAGCGGCAGGAGCCCGTGGCGGAAGGCCCCGGACATCACGGATATTTGCATCTGCCGGAACGCGATGAATGGCTGATCGTCTATCACCGCAGACTCATCGGCGACCCGGAGCCGGGCAACCGCATGTTATGCATCGACAGACTGGAATTCGCTGACGGGGCCATTAAGCCGGTAAGGATGACCGACCGGTGGTAA